Proteins encoded within one genomic window of Thermococcus celer Vu 13 = JCM 8558:
- a CDS encoding DUF438 domain-containing protein, giving the protein MTELLNNREHKKEELKKLILRIHNGEDVNTLKEEFRQVLSGISPLEIPIVEQELVKEGVSAKDIAKMCDLHVELFRESVAGTDELEERDLPDGHPLKTLYAENKEIMKDAEMLNLYARTLASTKDERMGKEILGVLEELISDLRGVGFTHYNREEMLIFPYIERRGLTAIATVLWTKHDEIRFMIKHFAELLKRKNELPWDEFTSRLVEKGGKLSFALSDMVFRENNIYYPTLKALLTDGEWKAIREQEEEMGFYKVNPPAWDPGEDVKPLHPWEIDPELSVEQLLGLPKEVQQALKGKPLEFDKSELKREGDVDMGTGYMNVEELRAVFEALPVDVTFIDRDDRVRFFSPGERIFDRTLSVLGRPVQLCHPPKSVHIVNRILRAFKEGRKSEATFWLHLGPKYVYIKYVPLFDKGGNYMGTLEMTMDIAEYRKIEGEKRLLDWRVEVKRETT; this is encoded by the coding sequence GTGACCGAATTACTAAACAATCGTGAACACAAGAAGGAGGAACTGAAGAAGCTCATCCTCAGGATTCACAACGGGGAAGACGTTAACACCCTTAAAGAGGAGTTCCGCCAGGTTCTGAGCGGTATCTCGCCCCTTGAGATTCCAATCGTAGAGCAGGAACTCGTTAAGGAGGGCGTCTCTGCCAAGGACATAGCGAAGATGTGCGACCTCCACGTCGAGCTTTTCAGGGAGTCCGTGGCCGGAACGGACGAACTCGAGGAGAGGGACCTGCCGGACGGCCACCCTCTCAAGACGCTCTACGCTGAGAATAAGGAGATAATGAAGGACGCCGAGATGCTGAACCTCTACGCGAGAACATTAGCTTCGACGAAGGACGAAAGGATGGGGAAGGAGATCCTTGGCGTTCTGGAGGAGCTGATCAGTGACCTCAGGGGGGTCGGCTTCACCCACTACAACAGGGAGGAGATGCTGATCTTCCCGTACATCGAGCGCAGGGGACTTACCGCGATAGCCACCGTCCTCTGGACGAAACACGACGAGATAAGGTTTATGATAAAGCACTTTGCGGAGCTTCTGAAGAGGAAGAACGAGCTCCCCTGGGACGAGTTCACCTCCAGATTGGTGGAGAAAGGTGGGAAGCTCTCCTTCGCTCTCAGCGATATGGTATTCAGGGAGAATAACATCTACTACCCAACCCTCAAGGCCCTACTCACAGACGGCGAGTGGAAGGCCATCAGGGAGCAGGAAGAGGAGATGGGCTTTTACAAGGTTAACCCGCCCGCATGGGATCCCGGCGAGGACGTCAAGCCCCTCCATCCCTGGGAGATAGACCCGGAGCTCAGCGTTGAACAGCTCCTAGGCCTTCCAAAGGAGGTCCAGCAGGCACTGAAGGGAAAACCGCTGGAATTCGATAAATCGGAGCTCAAGCGCGAGGGCGACGTAGACATGGGCACTGGTTATATGAACGTCGAAGAGCTCAGGGCGGTATTCGAGGCACTCCCCGTTGACGTGACGTTCATCGATAGGGACGACCGCGTCAGGTTCTTCTCACCCGGCGAGAGGATATTCGACAGAACCCTCTCCGTGCTCGGAAGGCCGGTCCAGCTCTGCCACCCGCCGAAGAGCGTCCATATCGTCAACAGGATCCTGAGGGCCTTCAAGGAGGGCAGGAAGAGCGAGGCGACCTTCTGGCTCCACCTCGGTCCGAAGTACGTTTACATCAAGTACGTGCCGCTCTTCGATAAGGGCGGGAACTACATGGGGACGCTTGAGATGACGATGGACATCGCCGAGTACAGGAAGATTGAAGGTGAGAAGAGGCTCCTCGACTGGAGGGTTGAGGTTAAAAGGGAAACCACCTAA